The Halogranum gelatinilyticum genome contains a region encoding:
- a CDS encoding AAA family ATPase yields the protein MRVIGTVGLPGSGKGEAAEVAREADIPVVTMGDVIRQACRDRGLDPAEHHGSVAKALREEEGLDAIAARSLPMIREHLAETDTVLVDGLRSTYEVDRFREAFGEDFLVVSIEAPFEVRAERLGERGRDNSDSDVEALKEREERELGFGMGEVMDDADVVVDNTESLSAFRAQIQTLLHEGPEALADAESGQEAER from the coding sequence ATGAGAGTCATCGGAACCGTCGGACTGCCGGGCAGCGGCAAGGGGGAGGCCGCGGAGGTCGCCCGCGAGGCCGACATCCCGGTCGTCACGATGGGCGACGTCATCCGCCAGGCGTGCCGCGACCGCGGTCTCGACCCCGCCGAACACCACGGCTCGGTCGCGAAGGCACTCCGCGAGGAGGAGGGTCTCGACGCCATCGCCGCCCGCTCGCTCCCCATGATTCGCGAGCACTTGGCGGAGACCGACACGGTCCTCGTCGACGGCCTGCGCTCGACCTACGAGGTCGACCGCTTCCGCGAGGCCTTCGGCGAGGACTTCCTCGTCGTCAGCATCGAAGCCCCGTTCGAGGTCCGCGCCGAACGCCTCGGCGAGCGCGGCCGCGACAACAGCGACAGCGACGTCGAAGCCCTGAAGGAACGCGAGGAGCGCGAACTCGGCTTCGGGATGGGCGAGGTGATGGACGACGCCGACGTCGTCGTCGACAACACCGAGTCGCTTTCGGCGTTCCGCGCACAGATTCAGACCCTGCTGCACGAGGGCCCCGAGGCACTGGCGGACGCGGAGTCGGGCCAGGAGGCGGAGCGATGA
- a CDS encoding DsrE/DsrF/DrsH-like family protein, translated as MTGYAIVLASGELERITAASIIGSVAASMDIPVSIFVTMEGLGAFERERVEARDFDGGAIAQAMATAEDVRVPLFTEQLRQAKEIGPLEVYACTMVMDLLGTTIDDYVDVFDGELGVAGFLNKAEGKEVIFV; from the coding sequence ATGACTGGCTATGCAATCGTCTTGGCGTCCGGTGAACTGGAGCGGATTACCGCGGCGAGTATCATCGGTTCGGTCGCCGCCTCGATGGACATCCCAGTCTCCATCTTCGTGACGATGGAGGGGCTGGGGGCCTTCGAGCGAGAACGGGTCGAGGCCCGCGACTTCGACGGCGGAGCTATCGCGCAAGCGATGGCGACTGCCGAGGACGTCAGGGTCCCGCTGTTCACCGAACAGCTCCGACAAGCGAAGGAGATCGGCCCGCTGGAGGTCTACGCCTGCACGATGGTGATGGACCTCCTGGGCACGACCATCGACGACTACGTCGACGTGTTCGACGGGGAACTCGGCGTCGCCGGGTTCCTGAACAAAGCAGAAGGGAAGGAAGTAATCTTCGTCTGA
- a CDS encoding magnesium transporter: MSVREVAIQAYREAVPALGASLVGGLVAGAVLGGMRAELQQVPGLLVLVPALLATRGNVYGSLGARIATALHQGLVVPRISEADRRLGAAVAAALGNGILASLFAATAAFLVLTLLGWTVAPLPTLLGIALVAGVLSGTVLTVVVVTVVFAGYRRGYNPDTLVGPVVTTTGDVFGILFLLIAVRTVLAVSGGGLA; this comes from the coding sequence ATGAGCGTGCGCGAGGTCGCGATACAGGCCTACCGTGAGGCGGTACCGGCACTCGGTGCCAGCCTCGTCGGCGGTCTCGTCGCTGGCGCGGTCCTCGGCGGGATGCGCGCGGAACTCCAGCAGGTGCCCGGTCTCTTGGTGCTCGTCCCCGCCCTCCTCGCGACCCGTGGCAACGTTTACGGCAGCCTCGGCGCGCGCATCGCCACCGCACTCCACCAGGGACTGGTCGTCCCGCGCATCTCCGAGGCCGACCGTCGACTCGGCGCGGCCGTCGCGGCCGCCCTCGGCAACGGCATCCTCGCGAGTCTCTTCGCGGCGACGGCGGCCTTTCTCGTTCTCACCCTCTTGGGCTGGACGGTCGCGCCCCTGCCGACGCTGCTCGGGATCGCGCTCGTCGCGGGCGTGCTCTCCGGAACTGTCCTGACGGTCGTGGTCGTCACCGTCGTCTTCGCGGGCTACCGTCGCGGCTACAACCCCGACACGCTCGTCGGGCCGGTCGTGACGACGACGGGCGACGTCTTCGGCATCCTCTTTCTCCTCATCGCGGTCCGCACGGTGCTGGCCGTGAGCGGGGGTGGGCTGGCGTGA
- a CDS encoding sulfurtransferase TusA family protein produces MSNEIKADVTVDARGAACPGPLMDLIGKIKTVESGTVVELLTEDTGSKNDVPAWAEKAGHELLDVVEMDDYWAIYVEKI; encoded by the coding sequence ATGAGCAACGAAATCAAAGCTGACGTAACGGTTGATGCGCGCGGGGCGGCCTGCCCCGGACCACTGATGGATCTCATCGGCAAGATCAAGACGGTCGAGTCGGGGACCGTCGTCGAACTCCTGACGGAGGACACGGGGTCGAAGAACGACGTGCCGGCGTGGGCCGAGAAGGCCGGCCACGAACTGCTCGACGTCGTCGAGATGGACGACTACTGGGCCATCTACGTGGAGAAGATATGA
- a CDS encoding HPP family protein, which produces MRETAVAGARTAVLVAVAGTVAAVTGSPFLFPSLGPSAYALVTTPNSPTTDPRRVVGSHAIGVAAGWLSYHLLATGIVVTDLPPAGSADLTLLMASGVLAVGLTTAGMVATDLRHAPACATTLIVGLGLLPTLREGAIVVVAVSLLVAVDQLLP; this is translated from the coding sequence ATGCGTGAGACCGCCGTCGCTGGCGCGCGAACCGCCGTGCTCGTCGCCGTCGCCGGGACGGTCGCCGCCGTCACCGGGTCACCGTTCCTCTTTCCGAGCCTCGGGCCGTCGGCCTACGCGCTCGTCACGACGCCGAACAGTCCCACAACCGACCCACGGCGCGTGGTCGGCAGCCACGCTATCGGCGTCGCCGCCGGCTGGCTGAGCTACCATCTCTTAGCGACAGGAATCGTCGTCACCGACCTCCCGCCCGCCGGCTCCGCGGACCTCACGCTTTTGATGGCCAGCGGCGTGCTCGCGGTGGGACTCACGACCGCCGGGATGGTCGCGACCGACCTCCGACACGCACCAGCCTGCGCGACGACGCTCATCGTCGGCCTCGGCCTGTTGCCGACGCTCCGGGAAGGAGCCATCGTCGTCGTCGCCGTGAGCCTGCTCGTCGCCGTCGACCAACTTCTCCCCTAA
- the surE gene encoding 5'/3'-nucleotidase SurE encodes MSEPHVLLTNDDGIDSPALRALRDELASVCDVTVVAPATNQSGVGRARSRTVAVEERDDGYAVEGTPADCVAYGLRQFDDSPDLVVSGANVGPNVGSYVLGRSGTVGAAVEAGFLGTPGLAVSAYCSEGFFPADDADYDGPARVTRDLVEEYLEGELLSRADFLNVNAPLYDADRMRVTTPFADFDTGVERLDGEETGDDVELRDAFWAQADAGYWEQAEAGGDLFDHIEPHRHAYPVGSDRRAILDGEVSVSPLSVPQSVVQSAAVDDAVARYNGERVVDGPQI; translated from the coding sequence ATGTCCGAGCCGCACGTCCTCCTCACCAACGACGACGGAATCGACAGCCCCGCGCTCCGCGCGCTCCGAGACGAACTGGCCAGCGTCTGCGACGTCACCGTCGTCGCCCCCGCGACGAACCAGAGCGGCGTCGGCCGCGCCCGCTCGCGGACCGTCGCCGTCGAGGAACGCGACGACGGCTACGCGGTCGAGGGGACACCCGCCGACTGCGTCGCCTACGGCCTCCGCCAGTTCGACGACAGTCCGGACCTCGTCGTCTCCGGGGCCAACGTCGGTCCGAACGTCGGCTCGTACGTCCTCGGCCGGTCGGGAACCGTCGGCGCGGCGGTCGAGGCGGGCTTTCTCGGCACGCCCGGCCTCGCCGTCTCCGCCTACTGCTCGGAGGGCTTCTTCCCCGCCGACGACGCCGACTACGACGGTCCCGCACGAGTCACCCGCGACCTCGTCGAGGAGTATCTGGAGGGCGAGCTCCTCTCGCGGGCGGACTTCCTGAACGTCAACGCACCCCTCTACGACGCCGACCGGATGCGCGTGACGACGCCCTTCGCGGACTTCGATACGGGCGTCGAGCGACTGGACGGCGAGGAGACGGGTGACGACGTCGAGCTCCGCGACGCCTTCTGGGCGCAGGCCGACGCAGGCTACTGGGAACAGGCCGAGGCGGGCGGCGACCTCTTCGACCACATCGAACCCCACCGCCACGCCTACCCCGTCGGCTCGGACCGCCGCGCAATCCTCGACGGCGAGGTCAGCGTCTCGCCGCTGTCGGTGCCGCAGAGCGTCGTCCAGAGTGCCGCTGTCGACGACGCGGTCGCTCGGTACAACGGTGAACGCGTGGTCGACGGACCGCAGATTTAG
- a CDS encoding RNA-binding domain-containing protein, whose amino-acid sequence MIYSIDVRIVAPVRDTEVTDRVRDAVANVFPNAEFVHEPGQLVAETHTLDPFSDKLHEQEILDSARREFENRATDDGFSFALKKQAAFEGHINFAVGNPDELGDIEVQVTVREPSVEEFIHHIAPPTKDGKPVEGEFQPRD is encoded by the coding sequence ATGATCTACAGTATCGACGTCCGCATCGTCGCGCCCGTCCGCGACACCGAGGTCACGGACCGCGTGCGCGACGCCGTCGCCAACGTCTTTCCCAACGCCGAGTTCGTCCACGAACCCGGCCAGCTCGTCGCCGAGACCCACACGCTCGACCCCTTCTCGGACAAGCTCCACGAGCAGGAGATCCTCGACAGCGCCCGCCGCGAGTTCGAGAACCGCGCGACCGACGACGGCTTCTCGTTCGCGCTGAAGAAGCAGGCCGCCTTCGAGGGCCACATCAACTTCGCCGTCGGCAACCCCGACGAACTCGGCGATATCGAGGTGCAGGTCACGGTCCGCGAGCCCTCTGTCGAGGAGTTCATCCACCACATCGCGCCGCCGACGAAGGACGGCAAGCCCGTCGAGGGCGAGTTCCAGCCGCGCGATTGA
- a CDS encoding DUF1641 domain-containing protein, which translates to MADTNAALGAIEAEELSTAIEEHPEQVARFLERLGLVNEFLDAADVVVSGLDDDMVTELAGTSSTLALAANGLATPETVGLGETVGENAEDLSAAVETLVRLQRDGTLDDLAALGDLVALGSAALDDDMVTGLAHRGERLGELADVAADDDTARGLQTMLAAVGTATASDPERVGAVGLVRVLRDPEVQTGLGFLVALARALGQTKTEQKRS; encoded by the coding sequence ATGGCCGACACCAACGCGGCGCTTGGTGCCATCGAAGCCGAGGAACTGAGCACGGCAATCGAGGAACATCCCGAACAGGTCGCGCGCTTCCTCGAACGGCTCGGGCTCGTCAACGAGTTCCTCGACGCGGCCGACGTGGTCGTCTCCGGTCTCGACGACGACATGGTCACGGAACTCGCCGGCACGTCGTCGACGCTCGCGCTCGCGGCAAACGGCCTCGCGACGCCCGAGACCGTCGGGTTAGGAGAGACGGTCGGTGAGAACGCCGAAGACCTGTCGGCGGCCGTCGAGACGCTCGTCCGCCTCCAGCGCGACGGGACGCTCGACGACCTCGCAGCCCTCGGCGACCTCGTCGCACTCGGGTCGGCGGCACTGGACGACGACATGGTCACGGGACTCGCACACCGCGGTGAGCGACTCGGCGAGCTCGCCGACGTCGCTGCCGACGACGACACCGCCCGCGGCCTGCAGACGATGCTCGCTGCGGTCGGAACGGCGACTGCGAGCGACCCGGAACGAGTCGGAGCAGTAGGACTGGTGCGGGTGCTTCGGGACCCCGAAGTCCAGACTGGGTTGGGGTTCCTCGTCGCGCTGGCGCGGGCACTCGGCCAGACGAAAACAGAACAGAAACGGTCGTAG
- a CDS encoding nucleoside recognition protein, protein MQSALSLVESVLPVLVEVLPRVARISVFIAVGVFLANVAVGFGLVDYVAALSRYLTRPANLPDEVGTAILTTAASTTAGYGMLADFRDSGRLDDRATLVAVTMNTFFGFVQHIFTFYAPVLIPILGLEVGLLYVGSRAAIALAITVTGVVAGAVLLDGPSSRATDSGDAQAADVTDTVETDGSGESVDDAKGPTLPGDEDDTAREVLETASEKTWSKLRRIVPRLAVVYVLVTLIVETTDLTAVTAAAEPLTSLVGLPGAAVPVIVAYTFDTTVGAATIAPQIGTTFTARTAVVTMLLGGIVSFAFSTFKRSIPFQYGIWGAEFGSKVIVVNTALKVVYIALAVAVLLTV, encoded by the coding sequence GTGCAGTCGGCACTCTCTCTCGTCGAGTCGGTCCTCCCCGTCCTCGTGGAGGTGCTGCCGCGCGTCGCCCGCATCTCGGTGTTCATCGCCGTGGGCGTCTTCCTCGCCAACGTCGCGGTCGGCTTCGGACTCGTCGACTACGTGGCCGCCCTCTCGCGGTATCTGACGCGCCCGGCGAACCTGCCCGACGAGGTGGGGACGGCTATCCTCACCACGGCGGCGTCGACGACTGCGGGCTACGGGATGCTCGCGGACTTCCGCGACTCGGGACGGCTGGACGACAGAGCGACGCTCGTCGCCGTCACGATGAACACCTTCTTCGGCTTCGTCCAGCACATCTTCACCTTCTACGCGCCCGTGTTGATTCCGATTCTCGGGCTGGAGGTCGGCCTGCTCTACGTCGGCTCGCGGGCCGCCATCGCGCTGGCGATCACGGTCACTGGCGTCGTCGCAGGCGCGGTGCTGTTGGACGGCCCGTCGTCGCGAGCGACTGATTCAGGGGACGCGCAGGCGGCCGATGTGACCGACACAGTCGAGACCGACGGCTCGGGTGAGTCAGTGGACGACGCGAAGGGGCCGACTCTCCCCGGCGACGAGGACGACACGGCTCGCGAGGTCCTCGAAACTGCTAGCGAGAAGACGTGGTCGAAGCTGCGGCGCATCGTCCCGCGTCTCGCCGTCGTCTACGTGCTCGTGACGCTCATCGTCGAGACGACGGACCTGACGGCGGTGACGGCGGCGGCCGAACCGCTCACGTCGCTCGTCGGGCTGCCGGGTGCGGCCGTCCCCGTCATCGTCGCTTACACCTTCGATACGACCGTCGGCGCGGCGACCATCGCGCCGCAGATCGGGACGACCTTCACCGCGCGGACCGCCGTCGTGACGATGCTGCTCGGGGGCATCGTCTCCTTCGCGTTCTCGACGTTCAAGCGGTCGATTCCCTTCCAGTACGGCATCTGGGGCGCGGAGTTCGGCTCGAAGGTCATCGTCGTCAACACCGCGCTGAAGGTCGTCTACATCGCCCTCGCCGTGGCCGTGTTGCTCACGGTCTGA
- a CDS encoding magnesium transporter yields MTTDWTVRAITRAMLPVLLVLTLVEIGSGLVLGSFEGSLLTYPSLLVLVPVTIGTAGNLGSILAARLSTSFHLGTLSFSPTDDDLVGNAVATVALAVSVFPVIGVGAWLLTALIGSTRLPLTTVLLVSLTSGICLAVLAVVVTVTATYAAYRFELDPDDVVLPVVTNTCDVLGVLVLFGAVRLFV; encoded by the coding sequence GTGACGACCGACTGGACCGTCCGAGCCATCACGCGAGCGATGCTGCCCGTCCTTCTCGTGCTCACGCTCGTCGAGATCGGGAGCGGTCTCGTCCTCGGCAGTTTCGAAGGGTCGCTGCTGACTTACCCCTCGTTGCTCGTGCTCGTGCCCGTCACCATCGGGACCGCCGGGAATCTCGGCAGCATCCTCGCGGCGCGGCTCTCGACGTCGTTTCACTTGGGGACGCTCTCCTTTTCGCCGACGGACGACGACCTCGTGGGCAACGCCGTGGCGACGGTCGCGCTCGCGGTCTCGGTCTTCCCCGTCATCGGCGTCGGCGCGTGGCTCCTGACGGCACTCATCGGTAGCACCCGACTGCCGCTCACGACGGTGCTGCTCGTCTCGCTCACGAGCGGCATCTGCCTGGCCGTCCTCGCGGTCGTGGTGACGGTGACGGCGACCTACGCGGCCTACCGGTTCGAACTCGACCCCGACGACGTGGTGCTGCCCGTCGTCACCAACACCTGCGACGTGCTGGGCGTGCTCGTGCTCTTCGGGGCGGTTCGGCTCTTCGTCTGA
- the thsA gene encoding thermosome subunit alpha — protein MIVLSEDSQRTSGKDAQSMNITAGKAVAESVRTTLGPKGMDKMLVDSSGGVVVTNDGVTILKEMDIDHPAANMIVEVSETQEDEVGDGTTTAVVIAGELLDQAEELIDSDIHPTTLAQGYRQAAEKAKEVLESKAIDVTAEDRNTLLKIASTAMTGKGAESSKDLLAELVVDAVLAVADEDGIDTENVSVEKVVGGSIDNSELVEGAVIDKERVDENMPYMVEDANVAVFDGALEIKETEIDAEVNVTDPDQLQQFLDQEEKQLKEMVDQLKAVGADAVFVGDGIDDMAQHYLAKEGILAVRRVKNSDLKRIARSTGARVVSSLDDIEADDLGFAGSVAQKDVGGDERIFVEDVEDAKAVTLFLRGGTQHVVDELERAIDDSLGVVRTTLQDGKVLPGGGAPETELALELRDFADSVGGREQLAIEAFADALEVIPRTLAENAGLDPIDSLVDLRSRHDAGEFGAGLDAYTGDVIDMEEEGVVEPLRVKTQAIESATEAAVMILRIDDVIAAGDLSGGQIDPDDGDDDMPPGGGMGGGMGGMGGMGGMGGAM, from the coding sequence ATGATTGTACTGTCGGAGGACAGTCAGCGGACCTCCGGCAAAGACGCACAGTCGATGAACATCACAGCTGGGAAGGCCGTCGCCGAGTCCGTTCGGACAACGCTCGGTCCGAAAGGCATGGACAAGATGCTCGTCGACTCGTCGGGCGGCGTCGTCGTCACGAACGACGGCGTGACCATCCTCAAGGAGATGGACATCGACCACCCGGCGGCGAACATGATCGTCGAGGTCTCCGAGACGCAGGAGGACGAGGTCGGCGACGGTACGACGACCGCCGTCGTCATCGCCGGTGAACTCCTCGACCAGGCCGAGGAGCTCATCGACTCGGACATCCACCCGACGACGCTCGCACAGGGGTACCGTCAGGCCGCCGAGAAGGCCAAGGAAGTCCTCGAGTCCAAGGCCATCGACGTCACGGCCGAGGACCGCAACACGCTCCTGAAGATCGCCTCCACGGCGATGACGGGTAAGGGCGCGGAGTCCTCGAAGGACCTCCTCGCCGAACTCGTCGTCGACGCCGTGCTGGCCGTCGCCGACGAGGACGGCATCGACACCGAGAACGTCTCCGTCGAGAAGGTTGTCGGTGGCTCCATCGACAACTCCGAGCTCGTCGAGGGCGCAGTCATCGACAAGGAGCGCGTCGACGAGAACATGCCCTACATGGTCGAGGACGCCAACGTGGCGGTCTTCGACGGCGCGCTCGAGATCAAGGAGACCGAGATCGACGCCGAAGTCAACGTCACGGACCCCGACCAGCTTCAGCAGTTCCTCGACCAGGAAGAGAAGCAGCTGAAGGAGATGGTCGACCAGCTGAAGGCCGTCGGCGCGGACGCCGTCTTCGTCGGTGACGGCATCGACGACATGGCCCAGCACTACCTCGCGAAGGAGGGTATTCTGGCTGTTCGCCGCGTCAAGAACAGCGACCTCAAGCGCATCGCTCGCTCGACGGGCGCCCGCGTCGTCTCCAGCCTCGACGACATCGAGGCCGACGACCTCGGCTTCGCCGGCTCCGTCGCCCAGAAGGACGTCGGCGGCGACGAGCGCATCTTCGTCGAGGACGTCGAGGACGCGAAGGCCGTCACCCTGTTCCTCCGCGGTGGCACCCAGCACGTCGTCGACGAGCTCGAGCGCGCAATCGACGACTCGCTCGGCGTGGTCCGCACGACGCTGCAGGACGGGAAGGTCCTGCCCGGCGGCGGTGCACCCGAGACCGAGCTGGCTCTCGAACTCCGCGACTTCGCCGACTCCGTCGGCGGCCGCGAGCAGCTCGCCATCGAGGCCTTCGCCGACGCGCTGGAAGTCATCCCGCGCACCCTCGCCGAGAACGCCGGTCTCGACCCCATCGACTCGCTCGTCGACCTCCGCTCGCGTCACGACGCCGGTGAGTTCGGTGCCGGTCTCGACGCCTACACGGGCGACGTCATCGACATGGAAGAAGAGGGTGTCGTCGAACCCCTCCGGGTCAAGACGCAGGCCATCGAGTCCGCCACCGAGGCAGCCGTCATGATCCTCCGCATCGACGACGTCATCGCCGCTGGCGACCTCTCCGGTGGCCAGATCGACCCCGACGACGGTGACGACGACATGCCGCCGGGCGGCGGCATGGGCGGCGGTATGGGCGGCATGGGCGGCATGGGCGGTATGGGCGGCGCGATGTGA
- a CDS encoding MOSC domain-containing protein: MNGEGTVEGIFITGETGGDIEHRDEVEAVAKRGLRGDRYFSEQERDTGNHVTLIEREAVEAIERESGIELAPGEHRRNIETSDVALNHLVEKRFRVGDAVCRGVELCEPCSYLQNMTEDGVLSALLHRGGLRAELLESGTVRVGDSVAVVE; encoded by the coding sequence ATGAACGGCGAGGGCACGGTCGAAGGCATCTTCATCACAGGGGAGACGGGCGGCGACATCGAGCACCGAGACGAAGTCGAGGCCGTCGCGAAGCGTGGCCTGCGCGGCGACCGCTACTTCTCCGAGCAGGAACGGGACACCGGCAACCACGTCACGCTCATCGAGCGAGAGGCGGTCGAAGCCATCGAACGCGAGTCGGGGATCGAGTTGGCTCCCGGCGAGCACCGCCGGAACATCGAGACCAGCGACGTCGCGTTGAACCATTTGGTAGAAAAGCGGTTCCGCGTCGGCGACGCGGTCTGTCGCGGCGTCGAACTCTGCGAGCCGTGTAGCTACCTCCAGAACATGACCGAAGACGGCGTGCTGAGCGCGCTCTTACATCGCGGCGGTCTCCGCGCCGAGCTTCTGGAGAGCGGGACCGTTCGGGTAGGAGATTCGGTCGCCGTCGTCGAGTAA
- a CDS encoding KH domain-containing protein: MQHVKVPQDRIGVVIGDGGSTMREIESRAEVRLDIDSESGSVAVDTVGDPVKGMVAPDIVRAIGRGFKPEAALSLLDNDMRMFDLIDIAQATRNKNDMKRQKGRLIGENGRTRELMEELSGAHVVIYGSTLGVIGQPEEVETVRRAAGMILDGAPHGAVYSFLERKHNELTGGPQLSGGNDF, translated from the coding sequence ATGCAACACGTGAAGGTTCCGCAGGACCGCATCGGCGTCGTCATCGGCGACGGTGGGTCGACCATGCGGGAGATCGAGAGTCGGGCCGAGGTTCGGCTCGACATCGATTCGGAGAGCGGCTCCGTCGCCGTCGACACGGTCGGGGACCCCGTCAAGGGGATGGTGGCACCGGACATCGTCCGGGCCATCGGCCGCGGCTTCAAGCCCGAAGCCGCGCTGTCGCTGCTCGACAACGATATGCGGATGTTCGACCTCATCGACATCGCGCAGGCGACGCGCAACAAGAACGACATGAAGCGACAGAAGGGCCGACTCATCGGCGAGAACGGCCGGACGCGCGAGCTGATGGAGGAGCTGTCGGGCGCGCACGTCGTCATCTACGGCTCGACGCTGGGCGTCATCGGCCAGCCCGAGGAGGTCGAGACCGTTCGCCGCGCCGCCGGGATGATCCTCGACGGCGCGCCCCACGGCGCGGTCTACTCCTTCCTCGAACGGAAGCACAACGAACTCACCGGTGGCCCGCAGCTCTCCGGCGGTAACGACTTCTAA
- a CDS encoding NAD(P)/FAD-dependent oxidoreductase: protein MTEDILVVGGGTGGLVVANRLAEELHAELDAGDVRVTVVTDDPNHVYKPTFLYVPFGKKTVADAKRPVTDLLDSRVDLRLDRVVGVDTEHKTVQVEDGDDVIGYDHLVLAMGAQLVPDEVPGLKEGGHHFYGPEGAEKLRDELATFTEGHLVLSVIGVPHMCPAAPLEFVFMVDDWLRERGRREDVQLTYTYPIMRAHGLESIAEWATPLLAERDIALETFFNPEEIDPEAKVIRTMEGEEMEYDLLVAIPPHTGNELVKAAGLGDDGWVAVDKHTLEATHATDVYAIGDIAEVPTSKAGSVAHYEAGVVADRIASRVRGQTPTATFDGKTVCFIETGMDEATFVEFAYGRQPTVRAPSKLVHWSKLGYNEAYWLTARGVL from the coding sequence ATGACCGAGGACATTCTCGTCGTCGGTGGAGGCACCGGCGGCCTGGTGGTGGCGAACCGCCTCGCTGAGGAACTCCACGCTGAACTCGACGCGGGGGACGTTCGGGTGACGGTCGTCACCGACGACCCGAACCACGTCTACAAGCCCACGTTCCTCTACGTCCCGTTCGGGAAGAAGACGGTCGCCGACGCGAAACGGCCCGTCACCGACCTCCTCGACTCGCGGGTCGACCTCCGGCTCGACCGGGTCGTCGGCGTCGATACCGAGCACAAGACCGTGCAGGTCGAAGACGGGGACGACGTCATCGGCTACGACCACCTCGTCCTCGCGATGGGTGCGCAGTTGGTTCCCGACGAGGTACCCGGCCTGAAAGAGGGTGGACATCACTTCTACGGCCCGGAGGGGGCCGAGAAGCTCCGCGACGAGTTGGCGACGTTCACCGAGGGCCACCTCGTGCTCAGCGTCATCGGGGTGCCGCATATGTGTCCCGCCGCACCGCTGGAGTTCGTCTTCATGGTCGACGACTGGCTCCGCGAACGTGGCCGCCGCGAGGACGTCCAGTTGACCTACACCTACCCCATCATGCGGGCGCACGGACTGGAGTCCATCGCCGAGTGGGCGACGCCGCTGCTCGCAGAACGGGACATCGCCCTGGAGACGTTCTTCAACCCCGAAGAGATCGACCCGGAGGCGAAGGTCATCCGGACGATGGAGGGTGAGGAGATGGAATACGACCTGCTCGTCGCCATCCCGCCACACACGGGCAACGAGCTCGTGAAAGCGGCGGGTCTCGGTGACGACGGCTGGGTCGCCGTCGACAAGCACACGCTCGAAGCGACGCACGCGACGGACGTCTACGCCATCGGCGACATCGCAGAAGTCCCGACGAGCAAGGCCGGCAGCGTCGCCCACTACGAAGCGGGTGTCGTCGCCGACCGTATCGCGAGTCGCGTCCGTGGACAGACGCCGACGGCCACCTTCGACGGCAAGACCGTCTGCTTCATCGAGACGGGGATGGACGAGGCGACGTTCGTCGAGTTCGCGTACGGCCGCCAGCCCACGGTCCGCGCGCCCTCGAAACTCGTCCACTGGTCGAAGCTCGGCTACAACGAGGCCTACTGGCTGACCGCACGGGGGGTGCTGTAA
- a CDS encoding gamma carbonic anhydrase family protein, with protein MVDRRHYAFDGTSPQIHDDAFVARDAVLVGDVTVEADASVWPGVVCRGDVGPVRIGRESHVGDNATLHASVVGDRVMVGHGAVLNDAVVEDGALVGFNATLNSDVVVGARSVVASGAVVPEGYEIPPESFVRGVPAIVTPLAETTLDPEEIFEQHHSGAYTDLAARHEELFG; from the coding sequence ATGGTCGACAGACGACACTACGCGTTCGACGGTACGTCTCCCCAGATTCACGACGATGCGTTCGTCGCTCGCGACGCGGTCCTCGTCGGCGACGTGACGGTTGAAGCCGACGCCAGCGTCTGGCCGGGCGTGGTCTGCCGCGGCGACGTCGGACCGGTCCGAATCGGTCGCGAGAGCCACGTCGGCGACAACGCCACCCTCCACGCCTCCGTCGTCGGCGACCGGGTGATGGTCGGTCACGGCGCGGTACTCAACGACGCCGTCGTCGAGGACGGCGCGCTCGTCGGCTTCAACGCGACGCTCAACTCCGACGTGGTCGTCGGCGCGCGGAGCGTCGTCGCCTCCGGCGCGGTGGTCCCCGAGGGCTACGAGATTCCCCCCGAGTCGTTCGTCCGCGGCGTCCCGGCTATCGTGACGCCGCTCGCGGAGACGACGCTCGACCCCGAGGAGATCTTCGAGCAGCACCACTCGGGAGCCTACACGGACCTCGCGGCGCGCCACGAGGAGCTGTTCGGTTAG